The following proteins are encoded in a genomic region of Candidatus Rokuibacteriota bacterium:
- a CDS encoding ABC transporter permease, which translates to MTLFALRRLVLAIPLLIGITFISFMVIQLAPGGPFDYLRGEESGQDSKLIERLNKEYGLDQPIHVQYWRWLTRLAALDFGRSFQPDAKPVLTKISERLPITLFINLIQMFIIVALAIPIGVAAATRQYSLFDKVTTIFVFIGFATPDFWLALLLMILFGVQLDWLPISGLRSLNHEYLGFWQKQWDLLSHLVLPVFVVVFGGLAGLSRYMRQSMLEVIRQDYVQTARAKGLPEPVVIGKHALRNALLPVVTILGLSLPGLIGGSVIIESIFAIPGMGQLMVQSVFSRDYPVVMGNLVIVATLTLLANLFADLAYGLVDPRIRFSARRRRR; encoded by the coding sequence ATGACGCTCTTCGCCCTGCGCCGGCTGGTGCTGGCGATCCCGCTCCTGATCGGGATCACCTTCATCTCCTTCATGGTCATCCAGCTGGCGCCGGGCGGGCCCTTCGATTATCTGCGCGGGGAAGAGTCGGGGCAGGACTCCAAGCTCATCGAGCGGCTGAACAAGGAGTACGGCCTCGACCAGCCGATCCACGTCCAGTACTGGCGGTGGCTGACCCGCCTCGCGGCCCTCGACTTCGGCCGGTCCTTCCAGCCGGACGCCAAGCCCGTCCTGACCAAGATCAGCGAGCGCCTGCCGATCACGCTCTTCATCAACCTCATCCAGATGTTCATCATCGTCGCGCTGGCGATCCCGATCGGCGTCGCCGCGGCGACGCGCCAGTACTCGCTCTTCGACAAGGTCACCACGATCTTCGTCTTCATCGGCTTCGCCACGCCCGATTTCTGGCTGGCGCTCCTGCTGATGATCCTCTTCGGGGTGCAGCTCGACTGGCTGCCCATCTCCGGGCTGCGCTCCCTCAACCACGAGTACCTGGGCTTCTGGCAGAAGCAGTGGGACTTGCTGAGCCACTTGGTCCTGCCGGTCTTCGTGGTGGTCTTCGGCGGCCTGGCGGGGCTCTCGCGCTACATGAGGCAGAGCATGCTCGAGGTGATCCGCCAGGACTACGTGCAGACCGCGCGGGCCAAGGGGCTGCCCGAGCCCGTCGTCATCGGCAAGCACGCGCTGCGCAATGCGCTCCTGCCGGTGGTGACCATCCTCGGGCTCTCGCTGCCGGGGCTCATCGGCGGCAGCGTCATTATCGAGAGCATCTTCGCCATCCCGGGTATGGGCCAGCTCATGGTCCAGTCGGTCTTCTCACGCGACTACCCGGTGGTCATGGGCAACCTCGTCATCGTGGCAACGCTGACGCTGCTGGCCAACCTCTTCGCCGACCTCGCCTACGGGCTCGTGGACCCGCGCATCCGGTTCTCGGCGCGGCGGCGGCGGCGCTAG
- a CDS encoding peptide-binding protein: MRAARGTVLLALATLFAFGGSFGHEAAVAADQTPVASEKPVSGDTFVQASIGDITGLIPNITTDAPSHAVGNLIYDGLVQTDKDLNWVSSMAESWQFSKDCLNLTFKLRKNVKWHDGKPFTAEDVHFTYKTMMNPKTPTAYRDDFELVRDIQVLDPYTVRVIYSQPYAKAVGSWGTAMLPKHLLAKYVEEGKLREAPQNTQPVGTGPYRFQEWKSGEKVVVVANKDYYVEGRPYLGRIVYRVIPSQATIFLELKAKGVDMADLTAIQYARQTEYPAFKQDYNKFRYPGSGYTYFGFNLKDPRFADRRVRQAFAHAINKPELIEGVVMGLAREATGPLRPGTWAYTDKVKRYPYDPAKAKQLLSAAGWSDRNGDGILRNKEGQPFSFTIRTNQGNEERKKVAELIQQWLKEIGIQTDIQTIEWAAFLKEYIKQKRFEAIILGWGTGIDPDQYPIWHSSQMGPDQLNQISFSNAEVDALLEKGRTSCHQQERVATYRRIQEILAEEQPLIFLYFKDALPAVSSRVRGIKPEPAGIGYNFIDWFVPKQLQRYTSG, from the coding sequence ATGCGCGCCGCGCGTGGAACGGTCCTGCTGGCGCTCGCCACGCTTTTCGCTTTCGGCGGCAGCTTCGGGCACGAGGCCGCGGTCGCCGCCGACCAGACGCCGGTCGCGAGCGAGAAGCCCGTCTCCGGCGACACCTTCGTCCAGGCCTCGATCGGCGACATCACCGGCCTCATCCCCAACATCACCACGGACGCGCCCTCGCACGCCGTGGGCAACCTCATCTACGACGGGCTGGTGCAGACCGACAAGGATCTGAACTGGGTGTCGTCGATGGCCGAGTCCTGGCAGTTCAGCAAGGACTGCCTCAACCTGACCTTCAAGCTGCGGAAGAACGTGAAGTGGCACGACGGCAAGCCGTTTACCGCCGAGGACGTGCACTTCACGTACAAGACCATGATGAACCCGAAGACCCCGACCGCGTACCGGGACGATTTCGAGCTGGTCCGGGACATCCAGGTGCTCGACCCGTACACGGTCCGCGTCATCTACTCGCAGCCGTACGCCAAAGCCGTCGGGAGCTGGGGGACGGCCATGCTGCCGAAGCACCTGCTCGCGAAGTATGTCGAGGAGGGAAAGCTGCGCGAGGCGCCGCAGAACACGCAGCCCGTCGGCACCGGGCCATACCGGTTCCAGGAGTGGAAGAGCGGCGAGAAGGTGGTGGTGGTGGCCAACAAGGACTACTACGTCGAGGGGCGGCCGTACCTGGGCCGCATCGTCTACCGCGTCATCCCGAGCCAGGCGACCATCTTCCTGGAGCTCAAGGCCAAGGGCGTGGACATGGCCGATCTCACGGCCATCCAGTACGCGCGCCAGACTGAGTACCCGGCCTTCAAGCAGGACTACAACAAGTTCCGCTACCCGGGCAGCGGCTACACCTACTTCGGCTTCAATCTCAAGGACCCGCGCTTCGCCGACCGGCGGGTGCGGCAGGCCTTTGCCCATGCGATCAACAAGCCGGAGCTGATCGAGGGTGTGGTCATGGGGCTGGCGCGCGAGGCGACGGGGCCATTGCGCCCCGGCACCTGGGCCTATACCGACAAGGTCAAGCGCTACCCGTACGACCCGGCGAAGGCCAAGCAGCTCCTCTCCGCCGCGGGGTGGTCGGACCGGAACGGCGACGGCATCCTGCGGAACAAGGAAGGCCAGCCCTTCAGCTTCACCATTCGGACCAACCAGGGCAACGAGGAGCGGAAGAAGGTCGCCGAGCTCATCCAGCAGTGGCTCAAGGAGATCGGCATCCAGACTGACATCCAGACCATCGAGTGGGCCGCCTTCCTCAAGGAGTACATCAAGCAGAAGCGCTTCGAGGCGATCATCCTCGGCTGGGGCACGGGCATAGACCCGGACCAGTACCCCATCTGGCACTCCTCCCAGATGGGGCCCGACCAGCTCAACCAGATCTCCTTCTCGAACGCTGAGGTCGACGCGCTCCTCGAGAAGGGCCGCACCTCCTGCCACCAGCAGGAGCGGGTCGCGACGTATCGGCGCATCCAGGAGATCCTGGCCGAGGAGCAGCCGCTGATCTTCCTGTACTTCAAGGACGCGCTGCCCGCGGTGTCCTCGCGGGTGCGAGGGATCAAGCCGGAGCCGGCAGGCATCGGCTACAACTTCATCGACTGGTTCGTCCCGAAGCAGCTGCAGCGGTATACGTCGGGCTAG
- the secG gene encoding preprotein translocase subunit SecG has product MFTLLVIIHVIVSLVIIGMVLLQAGKGADIGSAFGGSGSQAVFGSMGTPTILGKITTVVAVAFMVTSFSLAVLAHNRSTTIMPASAPAEPTVPAAPGVPAPGRK; this is encoded by the coding sequence ATGTTCACCTTGCTCGTGATCATCCATGTGATCGTCAGCCTCGTCATCATCGGCATGGTGCTGCTCCAGGCCGGCAAGGGCGCCGACATCGGCTCGGCCTTCGGGGGCAGCGGCAGCCAGGCGGTGTTCGGCTCCATGGGCACCCCGACCATCCTCGGCAAGATCACGACGGTGGTCGCCGTGGCTTTCATGGTGACGTCGTTCTCGCTGGCCGTGCTGGCCCACAACCGCTCGACGACGATCATGCCGGCCTCCGCGCCGGCAGAGCCGACGGTGCCCGCTGCCCCCGGCGTCCCCGCGCCGGGGCGGAAGTGA
- the tpiA gene encoding triose-phosphate isomerase — MRTPLVVGNWKMHGGLAEARALASGVRDGLKRPRGVEVALCPPFTALPAVAEVLAGSSIGWGAQNCHWEDTGAFTGEIAPGMLAELGCRFVILGHSERRHLFHETDDDIARKVAAALRHGLQPLLCVGETAEERRQGLTFTVVEGQLRAGWAGLGADEIARSVLAYEPVWAIGTGVNATPAQAAEVHGYLRGLVSELASKETAQSLRILYGGSVKPDNAAALTQQPDIDGALVGGASLQAQGFITIAKKSASRGGSSKE, encoded by the coding sequence ATGCGGACACCCCTCGTCGTCGGCAACTGGAAGATGCACGGCGGGCTCGCCGAGGCGCGGGCGCTGGCCTCGGGAGTGCGCGACGGGCTCAAGCGCCCGCGCGGCGTGGAAGTGGCGCTCTGTCCGCCGTTCACGGCGCTGCCTGCGGTGGCGGAGGTGCTGGCGGGCTCGTCCATCGGCTGGGGCGCCCAGAACTGCCATTGGGAGGACACGGGCGCCTTCACGGGCGAGATCGCGCCCGGCATGCTCGCCGAGCTGGGCTGCCGCTTCGTCATCCTCGGGCACTCGGAGCGCCGGCACCTCTTCCACGAGACCGACGACGACATCGCCCGCAAAGTCGCGGCGGCGCTTCGCCACGGGCTCCAGCCGCTGCTCTGCGTCGGCGAGACCGCGGAGGAGCGGCGCCAGGGGCTGACCTTCACCGTGGTCGAGGGGCAGCTGCGCGCCGGATGGGCCGGGCTTGGTGCCGACGAGATCGCCCGCTCCGTCCTGGCCTACGAGCCCGTGTGGGCCATCGGCACCGGTGTCAACGCCACGCCCGCCCAGGCCGCAGAGGTCCACGGCTACCTGCGCGGGCTCGTCTCCGAGCTCGCCTCGAAGGAGACCGCCCAGTCCCTGCGCATCCTCTACGGCGGCAGCGTCAAGCCCGACAACGCGGCGGCGCTGACGCAGCAGCCCGACATCGACGGCGCACTCGTGGGCGGCGCCTCGCTCCAGGCGCAAGGCTTCATCACCATCGCGAAGAAGTCCGCCTCCAGGGGCGGATCATCGAAGGAGTGA